The window CGTTCGCCCGCGCGATTCGCACCGGCGACCCGATCGCCGTCGACGACCTCACGTTCGTGCCCTTGTTCGGCCCCACCGCGTCCCGCTCGTTCCTGCCACTTGCGGCCGCCCTCGACCGCGGCCACATCACCGTCGGCGAAATCGGCGCAGCAGGCGACGTCAACTGCCTGCACGTCGACAACGCCGGCGACGAGCCGGTATTGCTGTTCGACGGCGAGCAGCTCGTCGGCGCCAAGCAGGACCGGGTCGTGAACACGTCGATTCTCGTACCCCCGCGCGCGCGCATCCGGATCCCGGTGTCGTGCGTCGAACAGGGCCGCTGGAACTACCGCACGCGCACGATCGCCGCCGGCGCGATCCTGTCTACCGACATGCGCCGGTCGAAGATGGCGCGCGTCACCACCCAGTTGCGCTGGTGCGGCCGGTTCGACGCCGACCAGCGCGCCGTGTGGCGCGAAGTCGCGGGCCGCGCCCGCCGGCGCGGCGTCCACGCTCCGACCATGGCACTGAGCGACGTGCTCGCCGCCGACGCCGGCCACGTCGACGCCGTCCGCGCGGCCGCGCCTGTCCAACCGGGGCAGACCGGGCTCGCCGCGTTCCTCGCGGGACACCTGCTGGCAGCGGACGCGGTCGGCTCGGCCGAGGCATACGCGCACCTGCACGACCGCCTCGTCGCAGCCGCCGCCGCCGAAGCGGTCGACCGCCCGCGATCGTCGGGCCGACAGCCGCCGTCACTGCACGCCGCGGTACACGACGCGTTGTCCGGCGCGACCACCGTCGCGACTCCGCCCGGCTCGGGCACGGACGTGCGCGCCATCGGCAAAGCCTTCCGCTTGGCCGCCCTCGTCGCCGACGGCGACGTCGTCCACCTCGCCGTGTTTTCCACGGCGTAGCGGGCCGCACCCCGCGCGTCCGGGCGCGCGTCAGTCGAGTTCGCTCTTGATCCGCTCGATCACCTCGGTATAGGAGGTGCTCTTGACGACTTCCGCCAGCTCGCGCGTGTACCGCGCCACCAGGTCCGGCCGGTCCCGCTCCTTGGCATCCCGCAGCGCGCGGTACAGCGACACGTACGCCCGCTCCGAATTGACGAAGTATTCGACCGCCGCTAGGACCGCCCGCGCCGCCGACGACGCGATCGACCGGGACGAGTCCGCAAACGTGAACACCTGCCCCTCGCTGTTGCGGACCTCGAGCGATACCACTCCGATCGCATCGGCCCCGGAGCGCTCGTTCTTGGTGTCGAACTTGGCCTGCACGTCGAACCCGGTGAACTCGATCGTTTCGAGCGAGCGGTATTCCGGCGCGAACCGCGACAGCAACGCGTGCGTGAGCGCGTCCACCAGCCCCACGCCCGTCCCCTCGACCGTGTACCGGTTGTTGCCGTCGGGATCCGACAAGTCGACGCGCACGGTGCTCTGGCCGGTCTCGAAATCCTCCTCGAGCACCAGCCCGAGGATGCGGTGTTCGAGGTAGTCCGCGCCGAGCGCGCGCTTGATGATGTCGAGGTTCTGTTCGGGACGCTGGGTCATGCGTAGGTTCTATGATACCGCACTCGGGACACCCCGCCGGTGACAAGTTCCTCCCTCCCCGACATACTTTGCCCGACAACGACCCCGTCCCGCCGCGCCTCCGAACATGAACGCCTGCGTACAACGGCTGGCCCGCCTGATCGCGTATCACACGGAGAATCCCGGCGGGGACGAGGTCGCCATCTGCAGCTACCTGGCGGGCGAGCTGCGCGCGCGCGGCTGCGATGCCGCGCGCGTGGTCCGCGTGCCGCGAACGCGCGACGGCCGACCGCAGATGGGCGCCTACGTGTTCGCCCGCTGGGGCACGCCTCGCACGCTCGTCAACGTTCACGTCGACACGGTGCCAGCCAACACCGGCTGGACCGCCGACCCGTGGACTGCGCGAGTCTCGGACGGCCGGGTCGTCGGCCTCGGCGCCGCGGACACCAAAGGGGCGATCGCGGCCCTGCTCACCGCACTCGACCGCCGCTCGCCGCGCGACTTCGGCGTGTTGTTCAGCGGCGACGAGGAGCGCGGCGGCACCTGCATTCGCGCGTTCCTCGCCAGCGAGGACGCGCGCGCGGTCGAGCGCGCCATCGTCTGCGAGCCCACCGGGCGCCTCGCCGGCGTCCGCCACCGCGGCATCGTGGGCCAGCGCGCGCGAGTCGCCGGGCGCGGAGGCCACTCGTCGGCCGCGGACCGCCTGCCCAAGCCGATCGTAACCCTCGCGCACCTCGCGATCGCGCTCGACGACCTCGGACGCGCCGCGCTCGACGACGGGCCGGACGACATGAAGGGCATCTGTCTGAACGTCGCGAGCCTCGACGGCGGCGTCGCGTTCAACGTCGTCCCGGATGCCGCAACGCTCACGTGGTCGCTGCGCCCGCCGCCGGGCTTCGACATGGAGCGGTGGCGTGCGGCGGTACGCGCGCGCGCCGCCGCCATCGACCCGGCCATCGACATCGACACGTTCGTCGACAACCCGCCGTTCGACGCCGGCGACACGGGTTGGATCCGGACTCTCCTCGGCAACCGGGTCCGCGCGCTCGCGCCGCTGCAGTTTTGGACGGAGGCCGCCGAGTTCGTGCGCGCCGGCATGGCGGCCGTCGTCGTCGGTCCCGGCGCAATCGAGCAAGCCCATGCGGCCGACGAATACGTGACGGTGGACGACCTCGAATGGGCCGTCGACCTGTTCGCACACGTGCTGGAGCAGGCTCGTGCGCCCGAGTGACGTCGTTTTGCGGTTTCTCGCCAGCGTCGCGACCCGCGGCGAGATCGACTACTACCTGGCGCTGTTTCGCTCCGACCGGCCGGAACGATTCGCCGTGCTGTCCGTCGACCCGCGCGTCGATCGCGCCGCCCTCGATCTCGACCTGCGATACCTCGCAGCCCTCGACCTCCACCCATACGTCGCCCGGCCCGACGACGACTTGCTCGCCGTCGTCCGGGCGCGGCGCGCAAAGAAAGTCGTGTTCCTCGGCCCCTGGCCCGGTCTCGAACCGCGCGGCGCACCCGTGCCGTCGATCGTCGACGTCCGCGAGGTCGATGCGCTCGCGCCCAGGTTGCCGTCCGACCAGCGCGCCGTGGTCGAAGAGGCCCGCCGCATCCTCGATGGCGCCGACCACGACGTCACCGCGGCGGTCACGGGCCCACTCGACCTGCTGCGCGAACTGTTCACGGTTCGCGGCGCCGGCACGCTCATCCGCCGCGCCGCCCCGATTGCGGTCGCGCGGCGCTGGGCCGATGTCGACGTGCCGCGCGTGGCTGCGCTGATGCGGTCGGCGTTCGGCGCCGAACCGCACCCTGCCGTGTTCGCGCGCGCGGTCGCCGGGTTGTACGTCGCGGGCGACTACGACGGCGCGGCGGTGGTCGAACCCGCGCCGCTGGGCGCGTACCTGTCGAAGTTCGCGGTGGACGCCGGCGCGCGCGGGGCCGGCATCGGCCGCGACCTGTGGCGCGCGGTGACCGCCGACCACCCGGCGCTCGTGTGGCGCGCGCGCCCCGACAATCCGATCGTGTCGTGGTACACGGCCCACTGCGACGGCATGGCGCGCGGCGATCGCTGGGTGGTCTACTGGCGTGGACTCGAACCGCAGGACATTCCCCGCGCGATCGAGTTCGCGCGCGCGGCACCGGTGGACTTCGACCGGCGGATGTGACCGTTGCGCGCGGGACGGCGCGAGTCGCACCGGCCGCGAGCCACCCGCGGACACGAGCATTTTCTTTTTGCGCCCGAGAGCGCATGATGGAGGGGCATGGATCCCCGCCTGCGCGCCGTGTACCTCGTCGCCGTCGCCGTCGGGGTGTTCTTCCTGCGCGACCCCGCCGCGGTCGGCGCGGTCGCCGCCGCGCAAGCCGTACTGTTCGTCGCCGTCGGACTCGGCGCCCGCGCCCTCGTCCGCCAACTGCGCAAGCTCGCGCTGTTTCTCGGCGTGATCTTCGTCGCCTACGCGCTCGTCGGGACGGGCGAAGCGGGCCAGACGTGGCGTACGGTCGCCGGCTTGCGGTGGAGCGTGCCCGGCGCCGCGCTCGGGCTCGGGATGGTGCTGCGCATCGCGGCGGTCGTGCTCGCGTCGCAGGTCGCGCGCGCCGGCGACCCGCGCGCGCTGGCCGCGGGACTCGGCAAGCTCGGCGTGCCCCGCATGGCGGCCCTGGCGATCGACACGACCCTCGCACTACTCGGCGACGGCGGCGGGCGCGGCCAGGGCCGCGGCGCCGGGCGCGGCCAGGGCCGCGGCGGCGGGCGCGGCCAGGGCCACGGGGGCGGCGATGCGGCGGGCGCGCCCCCGCCCGAGTCGACAGACGCGCCGGCCCGCGGGATCGGGGCCCGCGTGCGCGACTTTTGGGCCGCGCTCGGCCGTCTCGGCCGCGGCGACATGACGCGCCTCGTCAGCCGCATCGACGCCCAGATCGACCGCGCTGCCGACTACATCGTCGCCCACACCGGCGAGGCGGATCGCGGCCGCGCGCGCGACGTCGCCGTGATCGCCGGCATGGCGCTCACGATGCTCAGCGTCAAGGTGCTCAAGCTGCTGCCGGGCTTGCCGTTCGCGCCGGGGCACAAGGGCGTCGTGCTGATCCCGCTGTACTTCGTCGCGGCGCGGCTCACGCGGGCGCGGTTCGGAGCGACCTGGACGGGGCTCACCATGGGCGCGGTGGCGTTCTTGATGGGCGACGGCCGCTACGGCGTCTTCGAGATCTTCAAGCACGTCGCACCGGGCCTGCTGGCCGATGTCCTCGTGCCGGTGGTCCCGCGCAACGCCGGCCGCGCCGCGTGGGCTGCGGTCGGCGCCGTCACCGCCCTCGGCCGGTTCGCGACGGTCACCGCCATCGCCCTTTGTGTGCAACCCCCGGCAGTCGTGTACGCTCTGTTGGTCCCCGGACTGATCGTCCATGGCACGTTCGGGGTCCTGTCCAGCATCGTCACGGCCCCGCTGCTGCGCGCCATCGACGCGCGATCGTCCACACGGGGCAATCCGCGGTGCGCACCCGACTGCCACGATACACCGACCGACAACCGCGACGAGACAGACTCCACGGAGGCCGCATGAGCAAACTGGTGACCGGCGACGGCCGGACCCACATCGAATCGAAACTGATGCGCGAATCGCTGCAGGACCGCGGCGTGGTCGCCGGCACCGACAGCAGCGAGGATCTCAAGATCTTCCCGGACGTCGCCCTCGTGAGCATCGGCGGCCAGAGCATCTTCGACCGCGGGCGCGACGCGATCGTCCCGCTGGCCGAGGAACTTGGCGCCCTTCACGCGTCGCGCAAGCACAAGATTATCGTCGGTGTCGGCGGCGGCACCCGCGTGCGTCACACCGCCGCGGTGGCGCTCGATCTCGGCATCCCGACCGGCGGCATCGCCCAGCTCGTCGGCGCGATGGAGGAACTCAACGCCATCATGCTCAACACGCTGCTGGCCAAGCACGGTTCCACCACGATGCCGCGCGACCACTTCTGGGATCTGCCCCTGTACTTCTCCGCCGGCATCCTGCCGATCGTGATCTCCGTGCCGCCGTATCACTTCTGGGAACCACCGGCGCGCGAGGGCGCCCTGCCCGAGCACGGCTCGGACTTCGGTCTGTTCCAGATCGCGGAGGTGCTCGCCCTCGGCAAGCTCATCTACGTCAAGGACGAGGACGGCCTGTACGACAAGGATCCCAAGAAACACGACGACGCCGTGCTCATCCGCAAGACGACGCTCGCCGAGATCCTGGCGAACCCGCCCCTCGAGTCGATCCTCGACCGCGCCGTGTTCGAGCAGTGGCGCGACGCGAAGAACGTCAAACGCATTCAGATCGTAAACGGCCTCGTGCCCGGCCAGCTCACCGCTGCGCTCGAAGGAGAGGACGTCGGCACCGTCATCACCAAGGAGTGACCGTACCGTGACCGCGGACCGCAAGATCATCGACAGCCCGCTCGCGGGCGCCACCCTCACCGAGCCCGGCGCCGGCGGTTTCGACTACCGGCCCGTCGCCGTCATGCCGGACGTCAAGGTGCTCAAGCTCGGCGGCCAGAGTCTACTGGACCGCGGGCGAGCCGCCGTATTCCCCGTACTCGACGAGATCGTCGCCGCGCGCAAGCGCGGTATCGCCGTGCTCGTCTGCACCGGCGGCGGCACCCGCGCGCGCCACATCTACTCGATCGCAAGCGAACTCGAACTGCCGACCGGCGTGCTCGCCAAGCTCGGCTCGTACATTCCGATGCAGAACGCGCGCATGATGCAGATGCTCTTGGCCAAGCATGGAGGCATCTTCATCCTGCCGGACGACTTCGAGAAACTCCCGCTGTACCTACAACTCGGCTGTATTCCGATCATGAACGGCATGCCGCCGTACGAGTACTGGGAAAAGCGCGAAAGCGGCAGCCGGATCCCGCCGCACCGGACCGACGCCGGCGTGTTCCTGTCGGCCGAGTTTCTCGGCGTGCGCCGCGCCCTGTTCATCAAGGACGAGGACGGCCTGTTCACACACG of the Deltaproteobacteria bacterium genome contains:
- a CDS encoding M20 family peptidase translates to MNACVQRLARLIAYHTENPGGDEVAICSYLAGELRARGCDAARVVRVPRTRDGRPQMGAYVFARWGTPRTLVNVHVDTVPANTGWTADPWTARVSDGRVVGLGAADTKGAIAALLTALDRRSPRDFGVLFSGDEERGGTCIRAFLASEDARAVERAIVCEPTGRLAGVRHRGIVGQRARVAGRGGHSSAADRLPKPIVTLAHLAIALDDLGRAALDDGPDDMKGICLNVASLDGGVAFNVVPDAATLTWSLRPPPGFDMERWRAAVRARAAAIDPAIDIDTFVDNPPFDAGDTGWIRTLLGNRVRALAPLQFWTEAAEFVRAGMAAVVVGPGAIEQAHAADEYVTVDDLEWAVDLFAHVLEQARAPE
- a CDS encoding uridine kinase translates to MSKLVTGDGRTHIESKLMRESLQDRGVVAGTDSSEDLKIFPDVALVSIGGQSIFDRGRDAIVPLAEELGALHASRKHKIIVGVGGGTRVRHTAAVALDLGIPTGGIAQLVGAMEELNAIMLNTLLAKHGSTTMPRDHFWDLPLYFSAGILPIVISVPPYHFWEPPAREGALPEHGSDFGLFQIAEVLALGKLIYVKDEDGLYDKDPKKHDDAVLIRKTTLAEILANPPLESILDRAVFEQWRDAKNVKRIQIVNGLVPGQLTAALEGEDVGTVITKE
- a CDS encoding uridine kinase, yielding MRSKERTSAPSSPRSDRTVTADRKIIDSPLAGATLTEPGAGGFDYRPVAVMPDVKVLKLGGQSLLDRGRAAVFPVLDEIVAARKRGIAVLVCTGGGTRARHIYSIASELELPTGVLAKLGSYIPMQNARMMQMLLAKHGGIFILPDDFEKLPLYLQLGCIPIMNGMPPYEYWEKRESGSRIPPHRTDAGVFLSAEFLGVRRALFIKDEDGLFTHDPKKDPNATHIPRISAQELLKRDLPDLVLERSVIEMMTYSKWTKECQIVNGLKPDQVRAALDGEDVGTIIYSET